The nucleotide sequence TCTTTCCAAATTCGTTATGGTCTGCCATTTTGGACTCTTATTAATGAAATTCCACAAGTACTTTTTTATCTACTTTCATTTTGACTTCTGAACCAATAATCAATGGTCTGTTGTCGTAAATATGGCCATTCGGGAATGCATAAACTGTTGGAAAATCATATTTTGAAACTCGGTCGGCAATCAGTTGATATGTAAAAGAATCATAGGATTCTTCGTATTCTTTATTCTCTGTTTCTTTTCCCATATTGGTCATCCCGCCAACAATTAATCCTTTGATTTTTTTGAAAACACCAGCTAATTCAAGACTCATAATCATACGATCCAGGGCATAAAAATTTTCACCAATATCTTCTATAAATAAGATTTTATCTGTAAAATCGAAGGAATATGGTGTTCCTAAAAGTGCATAAATCAAGGCGAGATTACCGCCCACTAAAATTCCCGAAGCCTCTCCTACTCTATTACTGGGATTCGAATTGATTTTGTATGCAAGATTTTTACCTTTCAGAATATCAAAAATCAATTCATAGCTTTCTTCTCTAACACCAAAACTGGATGTTTTGACTGTTTGTCCGTGGATAGATGCAAACCCTTTCTTCAGTAAATAGCTTTGAATAACTGTATTGTCAGAATAACCAATATACCATTTTGGATTTTTCTTGAATTCCGTCAGTTTCAAATCCTGCAAAAGATGCTGACAACCGTAACCACCTCTCGAAGCCCAGACTGCAGATATGTCTGGGTCATTTAAAGCCCAATTAACATCGTTTATTCGCTGTTTTTCTGTTCCAGCGTATGAATAACCGTTTTGGTATTTTGTGTAGAGATTTTCGCCTAAAACTGGTTCGTAACCTTTGGATTTGATTAATCTTAAAGTTTTATCCAATTGTGGAATCTCTACAGAACCTGCTGGGGAAATAATGGCAATCTTAGAACCTTTTTT is from Epilithonimonas vandammei and encodes:
- a CDS encoding S66 peptidase family protein, which codes for MQNFTFPKPLKKGSKIAIISPAGSVEIPQLDKTLRLIKSKGYEPVLGENLYTKYQNGYSYAGTEKQRINDVNWALNDPDISAVWASRGGYGCQHLLQDLKLTEFKKNPKWYIGYSDNTVIQSYLLKKGFASIHGQTVKTSSFGVREESYELIFDILKGKNLAYKINSNPSNRVGEASGILVGGNLALIYALLGTPYSFDFTDKILFIEDIGENFYALDRMIMSLELAGVFKKIKGLIVGGMTNMGKETENKEYEESYDSFTYQLIADRVSKYDFPTVYAFPNGHIYDNRPLIIGSEVKMKVDKKVLVEFH